Proteins encoded within one genomic window of uncultured Sphingopyxis sp.:
- a CDS encoding acyl-CoA dehydrogenase family protein produces MTDLEAYRAKAVAWCESMVPTFGKAARQGLAVEEDLALGRRYQKAKFDAGYAGINWPIDLGGQGLGHIEKITFEGEEMKHGFPNVYFGISLGMPVPVLMQFGSDREFVKERVLKALQGDEIWCQLFSEPSGGTDLAGLRTRAETDGNGWKINGQKVWTSWAQYSDYGVIVVRTDPTVAKHKGLTYFWVDMKAPGVTVRPIKLAGGDSHVNEVFFDDVKISDDHRMSPVGGGFAVALATLMIERYVATDSAGFGPHLDLFVDLAKEVKLNGRPAIEDGRIRQQIARNYAMRAGLDSINRRARLMMQAGMTPGPEGSLNKLVAVRSRQKLSELALDLQGTDAFAFDEHASPKDDWASSWINAPTGRIAGGSDETLLNTIAEKILGLPQDHRPDKGVPFNQIPA; encoded by the coding sequence ATGACCGATCTCGAAGCCTATCGTGCCAAGGCCGTCGCCTGGTGCGAATCGATGGTGCCGACGTTCGGCAAGGCCGCGCGTCAGGGTCTGGCCGTCGAAGAAGATCTGGCGCTCGGCCGCCGTTACCAGAAAGCCAAGTTCGATGCAGGCTATGCCGGCATCAACTGGCCGATCGACCTCGGCGGTCAGGGGCTCGGCCATATCGAGAAGATCACCTTCGAGGGCGAGGAGATGAAGCACGGCTTCCCCAACGTCTATTTCGGCATCTCGCTCGGTATGCCGGTGCCCGTATTGATGCAGTTCGGCAGTGACCGCGAGTTCGTCAAGGAACGCGTGCTCAAGGCGCTGCAGGGCGATGAAATCTGGTGCCAGCTCTTTTCCGAACCGTCGGGCGGCACCGATCTTGCCGGCCTGCGCACGCGCGCCGAGACCGATGGAAACGGCTGGAAGATCAACGGGCAGAAGGTCTGGACGAGCTGGGCGCAATATAGCGACTATGGCGTGATCGTCGTGCGCACCGACCCGACCGTCGCGAAGCACAAGGGCCTCACCTACTTCTGGGTCGACATGAAGGCGCCGGGTGTCACGGTGCGTCCAATCAAGCTCGCGGGCGGCGACAGCCACGTCAACGAGGTCTTCTTCGACGATGTGAAGATCAGCGACGACCATCGCATGTCGCCGGTCGGCGGCGGTTTTGCGGTCGCGCTCGCGACGCTGATGATCGAACGCTATGTCGCGACGGACAGCGCGGGTTTCGGGCCGCACCTCGACCTGTTCGTCGATCTTGCGAAAGAGGTGAAGCTGAACGGCCGCCCCGCGATCGAGGATGGCCGCATCCGCCAGCAGATCGCGCGCAATTATGCGATGCGCGCCGGGCTCGATTCGATCAACCGCCGCGCGCGGCTGATGATGCAGGCCGGGATGACGCCGGGTCCCGAAGGCTCGCTCAACAAGCTCGTCGCGGTGCGGTCGCGCCAGAAGCTCTCCGAGCTCGCGCTCGACCTGCAGGGAACCGATGCTTTCGCGTTCGACGAACATGCGTCGCCCAAGGATGATTGGGCGTCGAGCTGGATCAACGCGCCGACGGGCCGCATCGCGGGCGGGTCGGACGAGACTTTGCTCAACACGATTGCCGAGAAGATTCTCGGCCTGCCGCAGGATCACCGACCAGACAAGGGCGTCCCCTTCAACCAGATACCAGCCTGA
- the tmk gene encoding dTMP kinase, with protein sequence MTPGRFITLEGGEGVGKSTQIRALAAALEARGLEAVATREPGGSAGAEAIRALLMEGSDDRWNARSEALLFAAARADHVARTIRPALARGAWVLCDRFVDSSRAYQGGGGGITDADLLALHRFGSEGLLPDRTFLLTVSPDEAARRLAERGGSDRMGNKPLDYQARLAARFGEMAAAEAGRWRIIDADRRAEEVTEAILADLAEWLS encoded by the coding sequence GTGACGCCCGGCCGCTTCATCACGCTGGAGGGCGGCGAGGGCGTCGGCAAGTCGACGCAAATCCGCGCGCTGGCCGCGGCGCTCGAAGCACGCGGTCTCGAAGCCGTCGCGACGCGCGAGCCGGGCGGCAGCGCCGGTGCCGAGGCGATCCGGGCGTTGTTGATGGAGGGCAGCGATGACCGCTGGAACGCGCGCAGCGAAGCCTTGCTCTTCGCCGCCGCGCGCGCCGACCATGTCGCGCGCACGATCCGCCCGGCGTTGGCGCGCGGGGCGTGGGTGCTGTGCGACCGCTTCGTCGATTCGAGCCGCGCCTATCAGGGCGGCGGGGGCGGGATCACCGACGCCGATCTGCTTGCGCTGCACCGCTTCGGTTCGGAAGGGCTGCTGCCCGACCGCACCTTCCTGCTCACGGTCAGCCCGGACGAGGCGGCGCGCCGCCTCGCCGAGCGTGGCGGCAGCGACCGCATGGGGAACAAGCCCCTCGACTATCAGGCGCGCCTCGCCGCGCGCTTCGGCGAAATGGCCGCGGCCGAGGCGGGACGCTGGCGGATCATCGACGCCGACAGGCGCGCCGAAGAGGTGACGGAAGCGATCCTCGCGGACCTTGCGGAATGGCTGTCATGA
- a CDS encoding D-alanyl-D-alanine carboxypeptidase family protein — protein sequence MSTPTPFFRTAAIALSGFALLFVHPAASAREAGPKSAPVIGAPYETEAPIAMLKDLDSGRVLFSRGADKRFAPASMAKVMTAYVVLDLIAKGELSRDKLFTVEDATWKKWSARRGGSTMFLRAGEKVSVDDLLKGLITVSGNDAASVLAVGIDGSETAFVKRMNDMAARIGMTSSRFGTASGWPDGGVTKVSAGDLILLAGRLIRDHPAAYARYFSIPKFQHGLSPDGKPIVQANRNPILGRFAGADGLKTGHTSEAGYCFLGSAKRDGRRLIMVVAGMSSEKARREEAERLMNWGFASGGASIATKGRTAAIAAR from the coding sequence ATGAGCACGCCCACCCCGTTTTTTCGAACCGCCGCGATCGCCCTATCGGGTTTTGCGCTGCTTTTCGTTCATCCGGCAGCATCGGCTCGCGAGGCGGGCCCAAAGAGCGCGCCGGTCATCGGTGCGCCCTATGAGACCGAGGCGCCGATCGCGATGCTCAAGGATCTCGATTCGGGCCGGGTGCTCTTTTCGCGCGGCGCCGACAAACGCTTCGCGCCCGCCTCGATGGCGAAGGTGATGACCGCTTATGTCGTTCTCGACCTGATCGCGAAGGGTGAATTGTCGCGCGACAAGCTCTTCACGGTCGAGGACGCGACATGGAAGAAATGGAGCGCGCGCCGCGGCGGGTCCACCATGTTCCTGCGCGCGGGCGAAAAAGTATCGGTCGATGATCTTCTCAAAGGGCTGATCACCGTTTCGGGAAATGACGCGGCGTCGGTCCTCGCCGTGGGAATCGACGGAAGCGAGACGGCTTTCGTCAAGCGAATGAATGACATGGCGGCAAGAATTGGCATGACATCGAGCCGATTCGGTACCGCGAGCGGCTGGCCCGACGGCGGCGTCACCAAGGTCAGCGCGGGCGATCTGATCTTGCTCGCCGGGCGGCTGATCCGCGATCATCCGGCCGCCTATGCCCGCTATTTCTCGATCCCGAAGTTCCAGCATGGACTGTCGCCCGACGGCAAGCCGATCGTCCAGGCGAACCGTAATCCGATTCTCGGCCGATTCGCCGGTGCCGACGGGCTCAAGACGGGGCATACGTCGGAAGCTGGCTATTGTTTTCTCGGCTCCGCGAAGCGCGACGGGCGTCGCCTGATCATGGTCGTCGCCGGCATGTCCAGCGAAAAGGCGCGCCGCGAAGAGGCGGAACGGCTGATGAACTGGGGCTTTGCTTCCGGCGGCGCATCGATCGCGACGAAAGGCCGGACGGCCGCTATCGCGGCGAGATGA
- a CDS encoding flavin reductase: MSLIEYKGFGGVPLAADMLGDENDPAVLLVPEVGQDRTAWREVAEALVLSGRRVVNLDLRGDGELALHIEDLRAVLAQMGSRPVVVTAGRGSWIATRALGLDGAHLAAGLVLVDMPVDDDAIESGVAERLALPTLVVRGGFSPAQCSAASEAFNAALPFGESADINECDLELASDRREALLGQLLEFLERRQPREAMEFKAGSDPRTLRDAMGCFATGITIVTALDAAGTPVGLTANSFTSVSLDPPLLLVCIANTAGTAPILREAAHFGVNVLQIGQQPASNRFAAKGEDRFANQPWAPGQTGVPLLGGSLVSFECQRESLHEAGDHFILVGRVVRAQFEPHRDPLLYFRGKYRRLHFA; encoded by the coding sequence TTGAGCCTCATCGAATATAAGGGTTTCGGCGGCGTTCCTCTGGCGGCCGACATGCTCGGCGACGAGAACGACCCCGCCGTGTTGCTGGTGCCCGAAGTCGGGCAGGACAGGACCGCGTGGCGCGAGGTCGCCGAGGCGCTGGTGCTCTCGGGCCGCCGCGTCGTGAATCTCGACCTTCGCGGCGATGGGGAACTCGCGCTGCATATCGAAGATCTCAGGGCGGTGCTTGCCCAGATGGGATCGCGCCCGGTGGTGGTCACCGCGGGACGCGGCAGCTGGATCGCGACGCGCGCGTTGGGACTGGACGGCGCCCATCTCGCCGCGGGCCTCGTCCTCGTCGACATGCCCGTCGATGACGATGCCATCGAAAGCGGAGTGGCGGAGCGGCTGGCGTTGCCGACGCTCGTCGTTCGCGGCGGCTTCTCGCCCGCGCAATGCAGCGCGGCCAGCGAGGCATTCAACGCGGCGTTGCCATTCGGCGAGAGCGCCGACATCAACGAATGCGACCTCGAACTCGCCTCCGACCGCAGGGAAGCCTTGCTCGGCCAACTCCTCGAGTTCCTCGAGCGCCGTCAACCGCGCGAAGCGATGGAGTTCAAGGCCGGGTCGGACCCGCGCACGCTGCGCGACGCCATGGGCTGCTTCGCCACCGGAATCACCATCGTCACCGCGCTCGACGCCGCAGGAACGCCGGTTGGCCTGACGGCGAACAGCTTCACCTCGGTGTCGCTCGACCCGCCGCTGCTGCTCGTGTGCATCGCCAACACGGCCGGCACCGCCCCTATACTCCGCGAAGCGGCGCATTTCGGGGTCAATGTGCTGCAAATCGGCCAGCAGCCGGCATCGAACCGCTTCGCCGCAAAGGGCGAAGACCGGTTCGCCAACCAGCCGTGGGCGCCGGGGCAAACCGGCGTGCCGCTGCTCGGCGGCTCGCTCGTATCGTTCGAATGCCAGCGCGAATCGCTCCACGAGGCGGGCGACCATTTCATCCTCGTCGGCCGCGTCGTCCGCGCGCAGTTCGAACCGCACCGCGATCCCTTGCTCTATTTCCGCGGAAAATATCGCCGGCTGCATTTCGCCTGA
- a CDS encoding DNA polymerase III subunit delta', protein MAVMIGHQEAEKAFLEAWQGSRVHHAWLLAGPQGMGKGAFAERVARFLVTHGRGGEGQAIPLDDRGDDAAARLVDAGNHPEILRLARQPKDKSKELARNITIEQVRQMIRRLHLSLSLGEWRVIIVDAVDDLETDGANALLKTLEEPPAKTLFLLVSHSPGRLLPTIRSRCRTLRFQPVARDVMTTWLHDLRPMTGMEEVRAIVAASGGVPGKALALIDSDVAAMEKKLLAIAASGDSENRLREALAREVGGTSNRARLELVIDIVPGLLSRIARERPVAEIAPVLAQWDRVQRTVRDAIRGSYDGAMVGFEIGNCLAELAPRPR, encoded by the coding sequence ATGGCTGTCATGATCGGGCATCAGGAGGCCGAAAAGGCGTTTCTCGAAGCGTGGCAAGGCAGCCGTGTTCATCACGCCTGGCTTCTGGCGGGGCCGCAGGGGATGGGGAAGGGGGCTTTTGCCGAGCGGGTCGCGCGCTTTCTCGTCACCCACGGGCGCGGTGGTGAGGGCCAGGCGATCCCGCTCGACGACCGCGGCGACGATGCCGCCGCGCGGCTGGTCGATGCGGGCAATCACCCGGAAATCCTGCGCCTCGCGCGTCAGCCCAAGGACAAATCGAAAGAACTCGCGCGTAACATCACGATCGAACAGGTGCGGCAGATGATCCGCCGCCTGCATCTATCCTTGTCGCTCGGCGAGTGGCGCGTGATCATCGTCGATGCGGTCGACGACCTTGAAACCGACGGGGCGAACGCGCTGCTCAAGACGCTCGAGGAACCGCCGGCCAAAACCCTGTTCCTGCTCGTCAGCCACTCGCCCGGACGTCTGCTTCCGACGATCCGCTCGCGGTGCAGAACCCTGCGTTTTCAGCCCGTTGCGCGTGACGTCATGACGACATGGTTGCACGATCTGCGCCCGATGACCGGGATGGAGGAGGTGCGCGCGATCGTGGCCGCGTCGGGCGGGGTTCCCGGCAAGGCGCTCGCGCTCATCGATAGCGACGTGGCGGCCATGGAGAAAAAATTGCTGGCGATCGCGGCGAGCGGCGATTCGGAGAACAGGCTGCGCGAAGCGCTCGCCCGCGAGGTCGGCGGCACCAGCAATCGCGCCCGCCTCGAACTGGTGATCGACATCGTGCCGGGCCTGCTCTCGCGTATCGCGCGCGAACGCCCCGTGGCAGAGATCGCGCCGGTCCTCGCGCAGTGGGACCGCGTCCAGCGCACCGTCCGCGATGCGATCCGCGGATCCTATGACGGCGCGATGGTCGGCTTTGAAATCGGCAACTGCCTGGCCGAACTGGCGCCGCGGCCCAGATAA
- a CDS encoding acyl-CoA dehydrogenase family protein, protein MSILYDEGQQAVATESRRALEARVGKDDLLPLLQASGRYHEHFWTTAKEQGWTALALPEAYGGLDLGLVELGLIAHQTGRTLSGAPFLTSSFGAAKAIELYGSEEQRARWLPGLASGETIGAVAFASGPDPLPARPAVALAAGKLDGSAVGVSGGLFAGVAILLANEGGAPALVIADLAGVERRAVDSFDNSRCVADLTFAGAPAETLVTGKAVRGAALHILALQAVVTAHEQTGGAEALMEIARDYALTRKAFGQPIGAFQSIKHRIAELYGLVELSRANAIHAAAREGQDDFITAAAAARLSATEAYDTAARDCIQIHGGIGVTWEIGLHLHMRRARTLALEQGSGFFWEDVLVDRLAGAGA, encoded by the coding sequence ATGTCGATTTTGTACGACGAAGGGCAGCAGGCGGTGGCGACCGAGTCGCGGCGGGCGCTCGAGGCGCGGGTCGGCAAGGACGACCTGCTGCCGCTGCTCCAGGCCAGCGGCCGGTATCACGAGCATTTCTGGACGACGGCCAAGGAGCAGGGCTGGACCGCGCTCGCGCTTCCCGAAGCTTATGGCGGCCTTGATCTTGGCCTGGTCGAACTGGGACTGATCGCGCATCAGACGGGGCGAACGCTCAGCGGCGCGCCCTTCCTGACCTCGAGTTTCGGCGCGGCGAAAGCCATCGAACTTTACGGCAGCGAAGAGCAAAGGGCGCGCTGGCTCCCCGGCCTTGCGAGCGGCGAGACGATCGGTGCGGTGGCGTTCGCGTCGGGCCCCGACCCCCTGCCCGCGCGGCCCGCCGTCGCGCTGGCGGCAGGCAAGCTCGACGGAAGTGCCGTGGGCGTATCGGGCGGGCTCTTCGCCGGTGTCGCTATTCTTCTCGCCAACGAGGGCGGCGCGCCCGCGCTGGTCATCGCCGATCTGGCGGGCGTCGAACGCCGCGCGGTCGACAGCTTCGACAACAGCCGCTGCGTCGCCGATCTGACATTCGCCGGCGCCCCCGCTGAAACGCTCGTGACCGGCAAGGCGGTGCGCGGTGCGGCGCTGCACATCCTCGCGCTGCAGGCGGTCGTGACTGCGCACGAGCAGACCGGCGGCGCCGAGGCGCTGATGGAGATCGCGCGCGACTATGCGCTGACGCGCAAGGCGTTCGGCCAGCCGATCGGCGCCTTCCAGTCGATCAAGCATCGCATCGCCGAACTTTACGGCCTCGTCGAACTGTCGCGCGCCAACGCGATCCACGCGGCGGCGCGCGAAGGGCAGGATGATTTCATCACCGCCGCCGCCGCCGCGCGCCTGTCGGCAACCGAGGCTTACGACACGGCTGCGCGCGACTGCATCCAGATCCATGGCGGCATCGGCGTGACGTGGGAGATCGGGTTGCATCTCCATATGCGCCGTGCGCGCACCCTCGCGCTCGAACAGGGGAGCGGCTTCTTCTGGGAAGATGTACTCGTCGACCGGCTGGCAGGAGCAGGCGCATGA
- a CDS encoding acyl-CoA dehydrogenase family protein has translation MASHEGILDRARAIAEKVEAFVRETVIPYEADPRRDHHGAPTDELVMEMREHARAAGVLTPHILFDGSHLNQRETAVVLIKSGLSPLGPLACNTMAPDEGNMYLLGKEGSPELKERFLKPMVEGRVRSAFFMTEPADEGGAGSDPSMMKTTCRSDGNHWVINGRKTFITGAQGARVGIVMAKAEQGACMFLVDLPDPAIRIDHVPNTIDSSMPGGHATITIENLRVPADQMLGEAGEGFRYAQVRLSPARLSHCMRWLGACIRAHEIATDYANRREAFGKPLMEHEGVGFMLAENMIDLKQAELMIDWCAGVLDAGSLGTVESSMAKVAVSEALMRIADRCVQVMGGTGVSDRTIVEQVFREVRAFRIYDGPTEVHKWSLAKKIKRDWKAGLA, from the coding sequence ATGGCGTCGCACGAAGGCATATTGGATCGGGCGCGGGCGATCGCCGAAAAGGTCGAAGCCTTCGTTCGCGAAACCGTCATTCCCTATGAAGCCGATCCGCGCCGCGACCATCATGGCGCACCGACCGACGAGTTGGTCATGGAAATGCGCGAACACGCCCGCGCCGCAGGGGTGCTGACGCCGCATATTCTATTCGACGGCAGCCACCTCAACCAGCGCGAGACCGCGGTGGTGCTGATCAAGTCGGGCCTGTCGCCGCTCGGCCCGCTCGCTTGCAACACGATGGCGCCCGACGAGGGCAATATGTATCTGCTTGGCAAGGAAGGCAGCCCCGAACTCAAGGAGCGTTTCCTAAAGCCGATGGTCGAAGGCCGCGTCCGTTCGGCCTTCTTCATGACCGAACCCGCCGACGAGGGCGGCGCGGGATCGGACCCGTCGATGATGAAGACGACCTGCCGTTCCGACGGCAACCACTGGGTCATCAATGGTCGCAAGACCTTCATCACCGGCGCGCAGGGCGCGCGCGTCGGCATCGTGATGGCGAAGGCCGAGCAAGGCGCGTGCATGTTCCTCGTCGACCTGCCCGATCCCGCGATCCGCATCGACCATGTGCCGAACACGATCGACAGCTCGATGCCCGGCGGCCATGCCACGATAACGATCGAAAATTTGCGGGTGCCCGCCGACCAGATGCTGGGCGAAGCCGGCGAAGGCTTCCGCTATGCGCAGGTGCGCCTGTCCCCTGCCCGCCTGTCGCACTGCATGCGCTGGCTCGGCGCGTGCATCCGCGCGCACGAGATCGCGACCGACTATGCCAACCGGCGCGAGGCGTTCGGCAAGCCGCTGATGGAGCATGAGGGCGTCGGCTTCATGCTCGCCGAGAATATGATCGATCTGAAGCAGGCCGAGCTGATGATCGACTGGTGCGCGGGCGTGCTCGACGCTGGTTCGCTCGGCACCGTCGAAAGCTCGATGGCGAAGGTCGCGGTGTCCGAAGCCTTGATGCGGATCGCCGACCGCTGTGTTCAGGTGATGGGCGGTACGGGCGTCTCCGACAGGACGATCGTCGAGCAGGTGTTCCGCGAGGTCCGCGCCTTCCGCATCTATGACGGGCCGACCGAGGTCCATAAATGGAGCCTCGCGAAAAAGATCAAGCGCGACTGGAAGGCCGGTCTGGCCTGA
- a CDS encoding nitronate monooxygenase family protein produces MAFKTRITEMLGIKHPIVQGGMQSVGYAELASAVSNAGGLGIITALTQPSPEALRAEIERCRAMTGKPFGVNMTVFPTINAPDYKAYAQAIIDGDVKIVETAGTQAVREIWEMLKPHGVTILHKCTAVRHALSAERAGCDIISIDGFECAGHPGEDDIPGLILIPAAADKVKIPMLASGGFGDGRGLVAALSLGAEGINMGTRFCATAEAPIHDNVKQAYIDNDERGSFLIFRSLKNTARVGKSAVSEEVVRRLAVPDATFADVAELVNGKAGRELLETGDLSKGVFWAGMVQGLIHDIPTCKELIDRIIAEADAIVDQRLASMRA; encoded by the coding sequence ATGGCTTTCAAGACACGCATCACCGAAATGCTGGGGATCAAGCATCCGATCGTCCAGGGCGGGATGCAAAGCGTCGGCTATGCCGAACTGGCGAGCGCGGTGTCGAACGCCGGCGGCCTTGGCATCATCACCGCGCTGACGCAGCCGAGCCCCGAAGCGCTGCGCGCCGAGATCGAACGCTGCCGCGCGATGACCGGCAAGCCGTTCGGCGTGAACATGACGGTATTCCCGACGATCAACGCGCCCGACTACAAGGCCTATGCCCAGGCGATCATCGACGGCGACGTCAAGATCGTCGAGACCGCGGGAACGCAGGCGGTGCGCGAAATCTGGGAGATGCTGAAGCCCCATGGCGTCACCATCCTCCACAAATGCACCGCGGTGCGCCATGCGCTGTCGGCCGAGCGCGCGGGCTGCGACATCATTTCGATCGACGGTTTCGAATGCGCGGGCCATCCCGGCGAGGATGATATTCCCGGCCTGATTTTGATCCCTGCGGCGGCCGACAAGGTGAAGATTCCGATGCTCGCCTCGGGCGGCTTCGGTGACGGGCGCGGGCTCGTCGCGGCGCTGTCACTGGGCGCCGAGGGCATCAACATGGGCACGCGCTTCTGCGCCACGGCCGAGGCGCCGATCCACGACAATGTGAAGCAGGCCTATATCGACAATGACGAGCGCGGCAGCTTCCTGATCTTCCGCAGTCTCAAGAATACCGCGCGCGTCGGCAAGAGCGCGGTGAGCGAAGAGGTGGTGCGCCGCCTCGCGGTTCCCGATGCGACCTTCGCCGATGTCGCGGAACTGGTGAACGGCAAGGCGGGCCGCGAATTGCTCGAAACGGGCGACCTGTCGAAGGGCGTGTTCTGGGCGGGCATGGTGCAGGGCCTCATCCACGACATCCCGACCTGCAAGGAACTGATCGACCGGATCATCGCCGAAGCCGACGCGATCGTCGATCAGCGGCTGGCGTCGATGCGCGCCTGA
- a CDS encoding septal ring lytic transglycosylase RlpA family protein has protein sequence MKSIVRGGGLMAGAALLLSGCGSFDGQHGGGPAASPAPAAAASGVTDVPVTIGEPYKIGGVSYTPTDVADYDEVGYAGWYGDETAGKPTANGETFDPAAISAAHKTLPLPSYVEVTALDTGRTILVRVNDRGPMVNDRLIDLSRGAAEQLGIADGVTAVRVRRTNPPAAERALLRAGKPVRERIATPQSLLAILRGKVKELPVPKTATASAPASPATASATGKAGEDRFIVESPGTKMAAPEAGQATKPATTATKPAAAGSYFVQVGAFSTESRAEAAAKSVGGHVSKAGRLWRVRMGPFTNDTEARRALTTAKARGFRDALVQRNR, from the coding sequence ATGAAATCGATCGTTAGGGGCGGGGGCCTGATGGCCGGGGCGGCGTTGCTGCTGTCCGGTTGCGGCAGTTTCGATGGACAGCACGGGGGCGGGCCTGCCGCGAGCCCGGCGCCTGCGGCGGCGGCATCGGGGGTGACCGATGTACCGGTGACGATCGGCGAACCCTACAAGATCGGCGGGGTGAGCTACACGCCCACCGACGTCGCCGATTATGACGAGGTCGGCTACGCGGGCTGGTATGGCGACGAAACCGCCGGAAAGCCGACCGCGAACGGCGAAACCTTCGATCCAGCCGCGATCAGCGCGGCACACAAGACCCTGCCGCTGCCGAGCTATGTCGAAGTGACCGCGCTCGACACCGGGCGGACGATCCTGGTCCGCGTCAACGACCGCGGTCCGATGGTCAACGACCGGCTGATCGACCTGTCGCGCGGCGCGGCGGAGCAGCTTGGCATCGCCGATGGCGTCACCGCCGTCCGCGTACGCCGCACCAACCCGCCCGCCGCCGAGCGCGCCCTGCTGCGCGCCGGAAAGCCGGTTCGCGAACGGATCGCCACCCCCCAGTCGCTGCTGGCGATTCTCCGTGGCAAAGTGAAGGAACTGCCGGTGCCGAAAACCGCGACGGCGTCGGCGCCTGCCAGTCCGGCGACCGCATCGGCGACGGGCAAAGCCGGCGAAGACCGTTTCATCGTCGAGAGCCCCGGAACGAAGATGGCTGCGCCCGAAGCGGGACAGGCCACAAAACCAGCGACCACAGCGACAAAGCCCGCCGCCGCTGGCAGTTATTTTGTGCAGGTCGGCGCCTTCAGCACCGAAAGCCGCGCCGAAGCCGCCGCGAAGTCGGTCGGCGGCCACGTCTCCAAGGCCGGCAGGCTGTGGCGTGTGCGGATGGGGCCGTTCACGAACGATACCGAGGCGCGCCGCGCGCTGACGACGGCGAAAGCCAGGGGATTCCGCGACGCCCTGGTCCAGCGCAATCGCTGA
- a CDS encoding lytic murein transglycosylase yields the protein MLTASAPLHAQSGDTGFDTYVQSLWPKAQARGVSRATFDRVTAGLRYNARVVALDRDNLGSPPNPNTPIPAFAPYKAKHVDAARIGGGRRVHDRLLPLLSRIEQRTGVPTSIMIAIYGHETAYGQVTGNFDLPEALATLAYEGRRRSLFEPELIATMVMVERGVPRGVLKGSWAGAFGYPQFLPSVYLRVAEDGDGDGVARIWSSEADAIESIGSYLRNAGWSAGQPWGVAVTVPASFNRGAVANRLTPTRCPRVFDRHSRWRSMAEWRAAGIQPLSGRWPDGNVQATLLEPDGPGRTAYLLTGNYRAILDYNCSNFYALSVGLLADEIDR from the coding sequence ATGCTTACCGCCTCGGCGCCGCTCCATGCGCAGAGCGGCGATACCGGTTTCGACACCTATGTTCAGTCGTTATGGCCCAAGGCGCAGGCGCGCGGCGTGTCGCGCGCGACCTTCGACCGCGTGACGGCGGGGCTGCGCTACAATGCCCGCGTGGTTGCGCTCGACCGCGACAATCTCGGCAGCCCGCCAAATCCGAATACGCCGATCCCGGCTTTCGCGCCGTACAAGGCGAAGCATGTCGATGCCGCGCGGATCGGCGGCGGCCGCCGCGTCCACGACCGGCTGCTGCCGCTCCTGTCGCGCATCGAACAGCGCACCGGCGTTCCGACGAGCATCATGATCGCCATTTACGGCCACGAAACCGCTTATGGTCAGGTCACGGGCAATTTCGACCTGCCCGAGGCGCTCGCCACATTGGCTTATGAAGGACGCCGCCGCAGCCTGTTCGAACCCGAGCTGATCGCGACGATGGTGATGGTCGAACGCGGCGTGCCGCGCGGCGTGCTGAAAGGCAGCTGGGCCGGCGCTTTCGGTTATCCGCAATTCCTGCCGTCGGTCTATCTGCGCGTCGCCGAGGACGGCGACGGCGATGGCGTCGCGCGCATCTGGTCGAGCGAAGCCGATGCGATCGAATCGATCGGCTCCTACCTCCGCAACGCCGGCTGGAGCGCGGGCCAGCCGTGGGGTGTCGCGGTCACGGTGCCTGCGAGCTTCAATCGCGGCGCGGTCGCCAATCGCCTGACCCCGACGCGCTGCCCCCGCGTTTTCGACCGTCACAGCCGCTGGCGCTCGATGGCCGAATGGCGCGCGGCGGGCATCCAGCCGCTCAGCGGACGTTGGCCCGACGGCAATGTGCAGGCGACTTTGCTCGAACCCGACGGCCCCGGCCGCACCGCTTATTTGCTGACCGGTAACTATCGTGCGATATTGGACTATAATTGTTCCAATTTTTACGCATTGTCTGTGGGGTTGCTGGCGGATGAAATCGATCGTTAG